From the Leishmania panamensis strain MHOM/PA/94/PSC-1 chromosome 31 sequence genome, one window contains:
- a CDS encoding hypothetical protein (TriTrypDB/GeneDB-style sysID: LpmP.31.1730) — MATDSDTLIVILLWLLYVCLHVCFNYCERRTLLRAEELEARESAQSAAARLNSQQRSSQRGISASGDTMAPIAVIVLGAERDTHTSLDEPCEGAIVPDANGRMPVLTEQAHYGEAAYTNRSEDGSAADPEKVV; from the coding sequence ATGGCGACCGACAGCGATACGCTGATCGTCATTCTCCTTTGGCTTCTGTATGTTTGCCTCCATGTCTGCTTCAACTACTGCGAGCGTCGCACGCTGCTCCGGGCCGAGGAACTGGAGGCTCGAGAAAGTGCGCAgtcagcggctgcgcgcCTAAATAGTCAACAGAGGAGCTCTCAACGCGGAATCAGCGCCTCCGGTGACACCATGGCCCCCATCGCCGTCATCGTCCTTGGCGCCGAAagggacacgcacacgagccTCGACGAACCGTGTGAGGGGGCCATCGTACCAGACGCGAACGGACGCATGCCTGTGTTGACAGAGCAAGCCCACTACGGCGAGGCAGCATACACGAATCGTTCGGAGGACGGTAGTGCCGCAGATCCGGAGAAGGTAGTATAG